One genomic segment of Ignavibacteriota bacterium includes these proteins:
- a CDS encoding glycosyltransferase family 4 protein yields the protein MKTLVIAPQPFFSPRGTPFSVYYRTMISSELGVKMDFLTYGEGQDVDIPNVNIIRIPRFKMLGNVKLGPSPLKLFLDIFIILKMLQLFITKKYDVVHAHEEAVFFAWFFKPIFKYKLIYDMHSSLPQQLTNFQFTTSKFLINTFKTLEDKCLQSADAIITICPDLRDYVNTIITKKEKHFLIENSIFEPVKQKNNNQQKTSEVELDFKVEEFVKSDEQLLVYAGTLEKYQGIDILVKSMKGVIEKNNKVKLIIAGGTKVQVEEFSKLSNEFGVNNFIKFTGRVAQKYAKEFSAKADILLSPRSDGTNTPLKIYEQLASGKPLVATRIYSHTQVLTDDVAFLVEPNPQEMANGILAAINDKESSKQKADNALKLYEKEYSRTVYTSKLKKLLETL from the coding sequence ATGAAAACTTTAGTAATTGCACCCCAGCCGTTTTTTTCTCCGCGCGGAACACCGTTTTCTGTTTATTACAGAACTATGATAAGTTCCGAGCTTGGCGTAAAAATGGATTTTCTCACTTACGGCGAAGGTCAAGATGTTGATATTCCAAATGTAAATATCATAAGAATTCCCAGATTTAAAATGTTGGGAAATGTAAAATTAGGTCCATCACCATTAAAATTATTTTTGGATATTTTCATCATTTTAAAAATGCTTCAGCTTTTTATCACAAAAAAATATGATGTTGTTCACGCACATGAAGAAGCTGTATTTTTTGCTTGGTTTTTCAAACCAATTTTTAAGTACAAACTTATTTATGATATGCACTCGAGTTTGCCGCAGCAGCTTACAAATTTTCAATTTACTACTTCTAAATTTTTGATTAACACTTTCAAAACTCTGGAAGATAAATGTTTGCAAAGCGCCGATGCAATTATTACTATTTGTCCCGATTTAAGAGATTACGTTAATACGATAATCACAAAAAAAGAAAAACATTTTTTAATTGAAAATTCAATCTTTGAGCCGGTGAAACAGAAAAATAATAATCAGCAAAAAACTTCTGAAGTTGAGTTGGATTTTAAAGTTGAGGAATTTGTAAAAAGTGATGAACAGCTTTTAGTGTATGCGGGAACGCTTGAGAAATATCAAGGAATTGATATTCTTGTAAAATCAATGAAAGGTGTTATCGAAAAAAATAATAAAGTAAAGTTAATTATTGCCGGCGGAACTAAAGTACAAGTCGAAGAGTTTTCTAAATTATCAAATGAATTTGGCGTAAATAATTTTATAAAATTTACCGGAAGAGTTGCTCAAAAATATGCAAAAGAATTTTCTGCAAAAGCCGATATTTTACTTTCACCGAGAAGCGATGGAACAAATACTCCTCTTAAAATTTACGAACAATTAGCTTCGGGAAAACCGCTTGTTGCGACAAGAATTTATTCCCACACGCAAGTATTGACTGATGATGTTGCATTTTTAGTTGAGCCAAATCCGCAAGAAATGGCAAATGGAATTTTGGCTGCAATAAATGATAAAGAATCATCAAAACAAAAAGCTGATAATGCGCTAAAATTATACGAGAAAGAATATTCCCGAACTGTTTATACATCAAAACTTAAAAAATTATTGGAGACTTTATAA
- the asnB gene encoding asparagine synthase (glutamine-hydrolyzing) — protein MCGIAGVVSFQSNPTISYEMLKSMVDTLYHRGPDESGMAIHGNAALGMRRLSIIDLSGGSQPIYNEDKSIWTVFNGEIYNFPELKSELTSKGHVFKTNSDTEVIVHGYEEWGNDFPKHLNGMFAIAMHDQKKNKFFLVRDHIGIKPVYYSFNNKRIVFGSEIKAILETKLVEKELDMNALGEFLSWEYIPGESTLLKSVKKLEPGKFLEIDISNPKCNPQEYWDVPFHCNSQNLSEAEWIEKIDWQIKKSTKMQMISDVPLGAFLSGGVDSSLIVASMGNAQTFSIGFDDPTYNELNWARKVADHLGVDHKDEIIKPNVLELFNHLMQFMDDPIGDFSIFPTYLVSRLARKHVTVSLSGDGGDELFGGYETYLANHKANQFEKIPSFLRKGLIEPVINSINPTAKKKGLINKSKRFVEGLQYENELSHARWRLFIGDAVKQSLFTKDSLNKINVNSADHIVKLFNKAGDRGELNRSLYVDVKSYLVDNILTKVDRMSMAVSLEARVPYLDPDVVDLAFQVPEKFKTNSTETKIILKKVAAQHVPSECIYRPKEGFSIPIKNWLNNEFKPLMDNLLDEGKIKSDGIFNPIMVKNLKSEHNSGIANHSHILWALIVFHDWKNRWLDSN, from the coding sequence ATGTGCGGTATTGCCGGCGTTGTTTCATTTCAATCTAACCCGACAATTTCTTACGAAATGTTGAAATCTATGGTTGATACTTTGTATCACCGCGGACCCGATGAATCCGGTATGGCAATTCACGGTAATGCTGCATTGGGAATGCGCCGTTTATCTATTATAGATTTAAGCGGTGGAAGTCAGCCGATTTATAATGAAGATAAATCAATTTGGACAGTTTTCAACGGAGAGATTTATAATTTTCCGGAATTAAAAAGTGAGTTAACAAGTAAAGGTCATGTATTTAAAACTAATTCCGATACGGAAGTAATTGTTCACGGATATGAAGAATGGGGAAATGATTTTCCAAAACATTTAAATGGAATGTTTGCAATTGCAATGCATGATCAGAAAAAAAATAAATTTTTTCTTGTTCGTGATCATATCGGTATTAAGCCGGTTTACTATTCATTCAATAATAAACGTATTGTATTTGGTTCGGAAATTAAGGCAATTTTAGAAACCAAACTTGTTGAAAAAGAATTGGATATGAATGCACTCGGAGAATTTCTTTCGTGGGAATATATTCCGGGTGAATCAACTTTATTAAAATCTGTAAAAAAATTAGAGCCGGGAAAATTTTTAGAAATTGATATTTCTAATCCCAAATGTAATCCTCAAGAATATTGGGATGTTCCGTTTCATTGCAATTCACAAAATTTAAGCGAAGCAGAATGGATTGAGAAAATAGATTGGCAGATTAAGAAATCAACAAAAATGCAAATGATAAGCGATGTACCGCTTGGCGCATTTCTCTCCGGCGGAGTTGATTCTTCTTTAATTGTTGCATCTATGGGAAATGCACAAACATTCAGCATTGGCTTTGATGATCCGACATATAATGAATTAAATTGGGCGCGAAAAGTTGCAGATCATCTTGGCGTTGATCATAAAGATGAAATTATCAAACCGAATGTATTGGAATTGTTTAATCATCTTATGCAATTTATGGATGATCCGATCGGTGATTTTTCTATTTTCCCAACTTATTTAGTTTCGCGACTTGCACGAAAGCACGTTACGGTAAGCTTAAGCGGCGATGGCGGCGATGAACTTTTCGGCGGATATGAAACTTATCTTGCAAATCATAAAGCAAATCAGTTTGAAAAAATTCCTTCTTTCTTGCGGAAAGGATTAATTGAGCCGGTTATAAATTCTATAAATCCAACAGCTAAGAAAAAAGGATTGATAAATAAATCGAAAAGATTTGTTGAAGGATTGCAGTACGAGAATGAACTTTCTCATGCCCGCTGGCGCTTGTTTATTGGCGATGCCGTAAAACAAAGTTTGTTTACAAAAGATTCATTAAATAAAATAAATGTAAATTCTGCGGATCATATTGTAAAATTGTTTAACAAAGCCGGCGATAGAGGCGAACTAAATAGAAGTTTGTATGTTGATGTAAAAAGTTATTTGGTTGATAATATTTTAACTAAAGTTGATAGAATGTCGATGGCAGTTTCACTAGAAGCACGTGTTCCGTATCTCGATCCCGATGTCGTTGATTTAGCATTTCAAGTTCCGGAAAAATTTAAAACAAATTCGACCGAAACTAAAATAATTCTAAAAAAGGTTGCAGCTCAACATGTTCCAAGCGAATGTATTTATAGACCCAAAGAAGGATTTTCAATTCCGATAAAAAATTGGCTGAACAATGAATTTAAACCTTTGATGGATAATTTACTTGATGAAGGCAAAATTAAATCAGATGGAATTTTTAATCCAATAATGGTTAAGAATTTGAAAAGTGAACATAATTCCGGAATTGCAAATCACAGCCATATTTTATGGGCTTTAATTGTTTTCCATGATTGGAAAAACAGATGGTTAGATTCTAACTAA
- a CDS encoding polysaccharide pyruvyl transferase family protein: MKRVTVLGNFSGRNAGDNAILGNLLDDITEKYSDIKFLVPTWSVDFVNKHFGHHNIEAMGLKPWNMAFKILGYPTYKSMIDTDLILITDNILFDRKYFNPLFNYLSTIALFAPSAKKRKIPILPYNASLGPITTDRGRVAMQKILDASPYLSVRDQQSKDMLDNNKLKYTKIIDGADCAINTKNIDESKINEIAQKEGLFKNPNGTLSFNINAYIDSWQKIMHGGEEFGREKFVELIAKTLDSIIEEMKLDIMFTVTQVMDITIANEVLAKVKNRNKITVIANAKYTYQEITSLLSKCGLHVGMRTHSLILSSAALTPMITINAYPKSGGYVKTIGQGDWIIDFEDMNYENLMRIIKDGWNKRVETKENMIPLVRREQQKAKDVVNLVGELLKIK, translated from the coding sequence ATGAAAAGAGTTACAGTATTAGGAAATTTTTCCGGCAGAAATGCGGGCGATAATGCAATCCTTGGAAATTTATTGGATGATATTACTGAAAAATATTCCGATATAAAATTTTTAGTACCAACTTGGAGTGTTGATTTTGTTAATAAACATTTTGGTCATCATAACATAGAGGCAATGGGATTAAAGCCCTGGAATATGGCTTTCAAGATTCTAGGATATCCAACATATAAATCAATGATTGATACAGATTTAATTTTGATAACAGATAATATTTTGTTTGATAGAAAATATTTCAATCCGCTTTTTAATTATTTATCAACAATTGCTTTGTTTGCTCCTTCAGCAAAAAAAAGGAAAATTCCAATTCTACCGTACAATGCAAGTTTAGGACCAATAACTACGGATCGCGGCAGAGTTGCAATGCAGAAAATATTGGATGCAAGTCCATATTTAAGTGTTCGTGATCAGCAATCCAAAGATATGCTTGATAACAACAAACTAAAATACACAAAAATTATTGATGGTGCGGATTGCGCAATAAATACAAAAAATATTGATGAATCAAAAATTAATGAAATTGCTCAAAAAGAAGGATTATTCAAAAATCCAAACGGAACTTTGAGCTTTAATATAAATGCATATATTGATTCATGGCAAAAGATTATGCATGGCGGAGAGGAATTTGGAAGAGAAAAATTTGTTGAATTAATTGCTAAAACTCTTGATTCAATAATTGAAGAAATGAAGTTAGATATTATGTTCACAGTAACGCAAGTTATGGATATAACAATTGCTAACGAAGTTTTAGCAAAAGTTAAAAACAGAAATAAAATTACGGTAATTGCAAATGCAAAATATACGTATCAAGAAATTACAAGTTTATTAAGCAAATGCGGGTTGCATGTTGGAATGAGAACTCACTCTTTAATTCTTTCATCTGCAGCATTAACGCCAATGATAACAATTAATGCTTATCCAAAATCCGGTGGATACGTAAAAACAATTGGTCAAGGGGATTGGATAATTGATTTTGAAGATATGAATTATGAAAATCTGATGAGAATTATTAAAGACGGCTGGAATAAACGAGTTGAAACAAAAGAAAATATGATTCCGCTAGTAAGAAGAGAACAGCAAAAAGCAAAGGATGTTGTGAATTTGGTTGGTGAGTTACTTAAAATTAAATAG
- a CDS encoding NAD(P)-dependent oxidoreductase has protein sequence MKALVTGANGFTSSYMVKNLLKNGYQVKGLVRKSSNLELLEGLNIELAYVDLAKDEINDDIMKDVDVVYHIGAAYRTEGVPQKYFWDVNVEGTKKLLVAAKKAGVKKFVHCSTVGVQGDIKNPPAKETHPDNPGDYYQESKLDGEKLALKFFKEEGLAGTVVRPVGIYGPGDTRFLKLFKTISNGKFKMIGNGNVLYHLTFVEDLVEGFRLAGESEKANYEIFTIGGNGYLTLNELVEKIAKILNKPISKIKIPVFPVWVAGALCEFICKPFGISPPIFRRRIDFFVKDRAFDITKAQTMLNYNPKVTLEEGLTRTANWYKEKKLI, from the coding sequence ATGAAAGCTTTGGTAACGGGTGCAAATGGATTTACAAGTTCATACATGGTAAAAAATTTATTGAAAAATGGATATCAAGTAAAAGGTTTGGTGAGAAAATCCAGCAACTTGGAATTGTTGGAAGGTTTGAATATTGAATTAGCTTATGTTGATTTAGCAAAGGATGAAATTAACGATGATATTATGAAAGATGTAGATGTTGTTTATCATATTGGAGCAGCATATAGAACAGAAGGTGTTCCGCAAAAATATTTTTGGGATGTAAATGTTGAAGGCACAAAAAAATTATTAGTTGCAGCAAAAAAAGCCGGAGTTAAAAAATTTGTTCATTGCAGTACGGTTGGAGTTCAAGGCGATATAAAAAATCCTCCCGCAAAAGAAACTCATCCGGATAATCCGGGAGATTATTATCAAGAATCAAAATTAGACGGCGAAAAATTAGCGTTAAAATTTTTCAAAGAAGAAGGACTTGCAGGAACTGTTGTTCGTCCGGTGGGAATATATGGTCCAGGTGATACAAGATTTCTTAAACTTTTCAAAACAATCAGCAACGGTAAATTTAAGATGATAGGAAACGGAAATGTTCTATATCATTTAACATTTGTTGAAGACTTGGTAGAAGGATTTAGATTGGCCGGCGAAAGTGAAAAAGCAAATTATGAAATATTTACAATTGGCGGGAACGGATATTTAACTCTAAATGAGTTAGTAGAAAAAATTGCAAAAATTTTAAACAAGCCGATATCGAAAATTAAAATTCCGGTTTTTCCGGTATGGGTTGCCGGAGCATTGTGTGAATTTATTTGCAAACCATTTGGAATATCACCCCCAATTTTTAGAAGAAGAATAGATTTCTTTGTTAAAGACCGGGCATTCGATATTACAAAGGCTCAAACAATGTTAAATTATAATCCCAAAGTTACTTTGGAAGAAGGTTTAACCAGAACAGCTAATTGGTATAAAGAAAAGAAATTGATATAA
- a CDS encoding FAD-dependent oxidoreductase: MTKIIRDINSAKNKNYDMIIIGGGFYGVMLAYESSCRGLKTLLLEKNDFGSATSFNSLRIVHGGLRYLQSLDLHRFKESVGERKWFLKNFPNLTKPISCLMPLYNKGLQRNSIMWAALNLNDILSINRNNEVGEKNSLLNGKVISSKKVKDIFPMVDTKELKGGAVWNDGAMDDSQLVILEILKAVTDNGGTALNYFEVTNIVQENNKVKGVIAVDEESNSEVEFNSSIVINSTGPWSRELAKSFHKDFEDLFKYSIAWNILFDVDALSESALAITPPKDNAKAYFLRPWKGKLFAGTTHQAWDGVETNPIPTEESINNFIEDLNLSIPNLNLTKDKILQIYSGLLPAKKQGSNEIAVREIILNHAEQGGPQGLYSLSGVKLTTSRLVAEKVLNKIFENKNIGKRKSIKFSPKSNKEYGVFEWDWNLEDKEVREIIKSKFENESVVHLQDLLLRRSTLGDNPINALKYAEEICKILGWDKEKTENEIEDLKNYYTKRGLVISEKEGVLV; encoded by the coding sequence ATGACAAAAATTATTAGAGATATTAATTCCGCGAAAAACAAAAATTATGATATGATCATAATCGGCGGCGGATTTTACGGTGTTATGCTTGCGTATGAATCATCATGCAGAGGATTGAAGACTTTATTACTTGAGAAAAATGATTTTGGTTCGGCAACAAGTTTTAACAGTTTAAGAATTGTTCACGGCGGATTGAGATATTTGCAGTCTTTGGATTTGCACAGATTTAAAGAATCCGTTGGCGAGAGAAAATGGTTTTTGAAAAACTTCCCGAATTTAACAAAACCGATTTCATGCTTAATGCCGCTTTACAACAAGGGTTTGCAGAGAAATTCAATAATGTGGGCAGCACTAAATTTAAATGATATTTTATCAATCAATCGTAACAATGAAGTTGGAGAAAAAAATAGTTTACTTAACGGTAAAGTAATTTCATCAAAAAAAGTAAAAGATATTTTCCCAATGGTTGATACAAAAGAATTAAAAGGCGGCGCAGTTTGGAATGACGGCGCAATGGATGACTCTCAGCTTGTAATTCTTGAAATTTTAAAAGCCGTTACGGATAATGGTGGCACAGCTTTAAATTATTTTGAAGTAACAAATATTGTTCAAGAAAATAATAAAGTTAAAGGTGTAATTGCTGTTGATGAAGAATCAAATTCGGAAGTTGAGTTTAATTCATCAATTGTAATAAATTCAACCGGACCTTGGAGCAGAGAATTAGCAAAATCATTCCATAAAGATTTTGAAGATTTGTTTAAGTATTCAATTGCGTGGAATATTTTATTTGATGTTGATGCTTTATCGGAAAGCGCACTTGCTATTACTCCGCCAAAAGATAATGCAAAAGCATATTTTTTGCGTCCGTGGAAAGGTAAATTATTTGCCGGCACAACTCACCAAGCTTGGGATGGAGTTGAAACTAATCCAATTCCCACAGAAGAATCAATAAACAATTTTATTGAAGATTTGAATTTGTCAATTCCCAATTTGAATTTAACAAAAGATAAAATTCTGCAAATTTATTCGGGATTGCTTCCGGCAAAAAAACAAGGTTCGAATGAAATTGCAGTAAGAGAAATTATTCTTAATCATGCGGAACAAGGCGGACCGCAAGGATTATATAGTTTATCCGGAGTTAAATTAACAACTTCACGATTAGTTGCGGAGAAAGTTTTAAATAAAATTTTCGAAAATAAAAATATTGGAAAAAGAAAAAGTATTAAGTTCAGTCCTAAATCAAATAAAGAATACGGAGTTTTTGAATGGGATTGGAATTTAGAAGATAAAGAAGTTAGAGAAATTATTAAATCCAAATTTGAAAATGAATCGGTTGTTCATTTGCAAGATTTGCTTTTACGCCGATCAACATTAGGTGATAATCCAATTAATGCTTTAAAATATGCTGAAGAAATTTGTAAAATTTTAGGCTGGGATAAAGAAAAAACAGAAAATGAAATTGAAGATTTGAAGAATTATTATACGAAAAGAGGATTAGTAATTTCCGAAAAAGAAGGAGTTTTGGTTTAA
- a CDS encoding Coenzyme F420 hydrogenase/dehydrogenase, beta subunit C-terminal domain: protein MQDSNPNFVDGNSLKKIDMKKLSVAFTNKNLCTRSGTCVGACPEKALVIGKDFYPEINEDLCTSCGICAEVCPGEKVNFKELTEITFGHSNDVDTFDGEVIKTVVGYSSDQRIRGAGAGGGVITGLLWDLLKRKVVDGCIVTRMNPKKPYHGEVYIARTYEELLESQQSKYIVIPVNEIFKEIRDLPGKYAMAALPCQIHGIRLMEKIKDPVVQKIELIIGLFCAAAMEPFVALEMMEMKNVDPDNITTFNFREGSWPGHIRATLKSGEKVNMHYSNFKDGAINYMTQLYSPFRCQTCIDGSSEFSDISVSDAWTRDETGKYIFESQSKMLIRTEKGLKALNNAVEAGSLIVEDVTKNKNYQTHKLHRRKKGLKTPLRVERLKAKGIPVPIYDRVVPKPTLRESFEERLETFVMMCGHHRIIRYPLYKFLTSKWGVPFIKLRQYNKSKKYRRK, encoded by the coding sequence ATGCAAGATTCAAATCCTAATTTTGTTGATGGAAATTCTTTAAAGAAAATTGATATGAAAAAATTAAGTGTCGCTTTTACAAATAAAAATCTTTGCACAAGAAGCGGAACTTGTGTAGGTGCCTGTCCGGAAAAAGCCTTAGTAATTGGTAAAGATTTTTATCCGGAAATTAACGAAGATTTATGTACATCTTGTGGAATATGTGCAGAAGTTTGTCCAGGTGAAAAAGTTAATTTTAAAGAACTAACAGAAATTACATTCGGACATTCTAACGATGTTGATACTTTTGATGGCGAAGTAATAAAAACAGTTGTAGGTTATTCAAGTGATCAAAGAATAAGAGGAGCTGGTGCCGGAGGCGGTGTAATCACCGGTTTGCTTTGGGATTTGCTAAAACGCAAAGTTGTTGATGGATGTATAGTAACAAGAATGAATCCTAAAAAACCATATCATGGAGAAGTATACATTGCGAGAACTTACGAAGAATTATTGGAAAGCCAGCAATCAAAATATATTGTAATTCCCGTAAATGAAATTTTCAAAGAAATTAGAGATTTGCCAGGAAAATATGCTATGGCAGCTCTGCCATGTCAAATTCATGGTATAAGATTGATGGAGAAAATAAAAGATCCGGTTGTTCAGAAAATTGAATTAATTATTGGTTTGTTTTGTGCTGCAGCAATGGAACCGTTTGTTGCATTAGAAATGATGGAAATGAAAAATGTAGATCCAGACAATATTACAACATTTAATTTTAGAGAAGGCTCTTGGCCAGGTCATATTAGAGCAACATTAAAATCCGGTGAAAAAGTTAATATGCATTATTCAAATTTTAAAGACGGTGCAATTAACTATATGACGCAATTGTATAGCCCTTTTAGATGTCAGACATGTATAGATGGATCATCGGAATTTTCTGATATTTCCGTAAGTGATGCATGGACAAGAGATGAAACCGGAAAGTATATTTTTGAATCTCAATCCAAAATGTTAATCAGAACTGAAAAAGGACTTAAAGCTTTAAATAATGCTGTTGAAGCCGGCTCGTTAATAGTTGAAGATGTAACTAAAAATAAAAATTATCAAACGCATAAATTGCATAGACGCAAGAAAGGACTTAAAACTCCGCTGCGGGTTGAAAGGTTAAAAGCAAAAGGGATTCCGGTTCCAATTTATGATAGAGTTGTTCCTAAACCAACATTGCGAGAAAGTTTTGAAGAAAGATTAGAAACATTTGTAATGATGTGTGGACATCATAGAATTATTAGATATCCTTTATACAAATTTCTAACATCCAAATGGGGTGTTCCTTTCATAAAATTAAGACAATATAATAAAAGTAAAAAATATAGAAGAAAATAG
- a CDS encoding flippase-like domain-containing protein, whose amino-acid sequence MKKFITSSFRIVFTLLLIYFALYKAGILNSEGREKFINLLKDVNFFYVFAALFITFLLNLSSAIKWKMLLDSRSIKVSLWRTYAYYNIGKFFNLILPTSMGGDVVRIFQLGKFTGKKHTAAASVIVERFTGLITLILFAIIAVIVNMQKFNHDWLTISLGIGAIGLTFVAWLVISENSYKLITKFFGSKNKYVNKFISKIDKLRKPVLEYKNDKNAIIWAMINSVIFQLLAVLNVWLSSLAFSNEIDLITCFVAVPIIMFIMNIPFSIGGIGLMEFGYVFTFSLFSVSPSLSLSTALLIRAKGIIDAIIGGMLNIVVNKNGSVVEEIQNSKIITERVS is encoded by the coding sequence ATGAAAAAATTTATCACTTCCTCTTTCAGAATAGTTTTTACACTTTTGCTAATTTATTTTGCATTGTACAAAGCTGGCATTTTAAATTCCGAAGGAAGAGAAAAATTCATTAACCTTCTTAAAGATGTAAACTTTTTTTATGTTTTTGCAGCGTTGTTTATAACCTTTCTGTTAAATTTATCAAGTGCAATTAAGTGGAAAATGCTGTTAGATTCGCGCAGCATAAAAGTTTCATTATGGCGGACTTATGCATATTACAATATTGGAAAATTTTTTAACTTAATTCTGCCAACAAGCATGGGCGGAGATGTTGTTAGAATTTTTCAACTTGGAAAATTTACCGGTAAAAAACACACAGCAGCAGCTTCTGTTATTGTTGAAAGATTTACCGGCTTAATTACTTTAATATTATTCGCAATAATTGCAGTCATAGTTAATATGCAAAAATTTAATCATGATTGGTTAACAATTTCTTTAGGAATTGGAGCTATTGGATTAACTTTTGTAGCTTGGCTTGTTATAAGTGAAAATTCATATAAATTGATTACGAAATTTTTTGGTTCGAAAAATAAATATGTAAATAAATTTATTAGTAAAATCGATAAACTTAGAAAACCAGTGTTAGAATACAAAAATGATAAAAATGCAATAATTTGGGCAATGATTAATTCAGTAATATTTCAACTGCTAGCAGTTTTAAATGTTTGGTTAAGTTCGTTAGCATTTAGCAATGAAATTGATTTAATTACATGTTTTGTTGCAGTTCCAATAATTATGTTTATAATGAACATACCATTTTCTATTGGTGGAATAGGTTTAATGGAATTTGGATATGTATTTACTTTTTCTTTATTTTCGGTATCTCCATCATTATCACTTTCCACGGCTTTACTAATTAGAGCCAAAGGAATTATTGATGCAATTATTGGCGGAATGTTAAATATAGTAGTAAACAAAAATGGTTCGGTTGTAGAAGAAATACAAAATTCAAAAATTATTACAGAAAGGGTGTCTTGA
- a CDS encoding acyltransferase → MEVQQKEEHNLNFHSFIDDKKTSRLGKYQDIVIGNRKIGDLFLYELFTFLFANMFGLLGLLSRQLTYPKLFKKLGKKTTIGNSVSFKQAKKISIEKGCVIDDLVNLSVRGSETSAIKINEKNFVGRATEIKVREGEIKIDSFSSIGSNCRISIANGNIEIGKYVFIAAYCYIGGGNHKTDRIDIPIAHQGFDSKGGVYIGDDVWIGANSVIADGVKIGKGSIIGACSFVNKDVPEYSIVFGIPAKVHKSRI, encoded by the coding sequence ATGGAAGTCCAACAAAAAGAAGAACATAATTTAAATTTCCACTCATTTATTGATGATAAAAAAACTTCTCGATTAGGGAAATATCAAGATATAGTTATCGGAAATAGAAAGATTGGTGATTTATTTTTATATGAATTATTTACTTTTTTATTTGCGAATATGTTCGGACTGTTGGGGTTATTATCCCGACAATTAACATATCCAAAACTTTTTAAAAAGTTAGGTAAAAAAACCACAATTGGAAATAGTGTAAGTTTTAAGCAAGCAAAAAAAATATCAATAGAAAAAGGATGTGTAATTGATGATTTAGTTAACCTAAGTGTTAGAGGTTCAGAAACATCAGCAATAAAAATTAATGAAAAAAATTTTGTTGGAAGGGCAACTGAAATTAAAGTAAGAGAAGGCGAAATTAAAATAGATAGTTTTTCAAGTATTGGAAGTAATTGCAGAATTTCTATAGCAAACGGAAATATTGAAATAGGGAAGTATGTTTTTATTGCAGCATACTGCTACATTGGAGGTGGAAATCATAAAACAGATAGAATTGATATTCCAATTGCTCATCAAGGTTTTGATAGTAAGGGTGGCGTGTACATTGGTGATGATGTTTGGATTGGTGCAAATAGTGTAATTGCTGATGGTGTAAAAATTGGCAAAGGATCAATAATTGGTGCTTGTTCATTTGTAAATAAAGATGTACCGGAATATTCAATTGTATTTGGAATTCCCGCAAAAGTTCATAAATCAAGAATTTAA